A genomic window from Chelonoidis abingdonii isolate Lonesome George chromosome 26, CheloAbing_2.0, whole genome shotgun sequence includes:
- the SMUG1 gene encoding single-strand selective monofunctional uracil DNA glycosylase has protein sequence MAPKHHVSPTSPAGWFLLASVCLAGDGSMMEQPDASLGAAPLGPPFPPGDVLATQFLQAELEQNMRLRELSFLNPVCYVYNPLEYAWEPHEDYVKRYCRSPKEVLFLGMNPGPFGMAQTGVPFGEVRHVREWLQIRGQVSKPAQEHPKRPVLGLECPQTEVSGARFWGLFRSLCTGPEAFFRRCFVHNHCPLLFMSQSGKNLTPADLPAAQRERLLQICDDGLAQAVRLLSVAMVIGVGRFAEQRARKALASAGLQVRVEGLMHPSPRNPQANRGWEAIAKARLEELRVLPLLTG, from the exons ATGGCCCCCAAACATCACGTGTCTCCCACCTCTCCTGCTGGGTGGTTCTTACTGGCTAGTGTCTGTTTGGCAGGAGATGGCAGCATGATGGAGCAGCCGGATGCTTCCCTCGGTGCCGCCCCTCTGGGTCCGCCCTTCCCCCCGGGGGACGTTCTGGCCACCCAGTTCCTGCAGGCTGAGCTGGAGCAGAACATGCGTCTCAGGGAGCTCTCCTTCCTCAACCCCGTCTGTTACGTCTACAACCCTCTGGAGTACGCCTGGGAGCCCCACGAGGACTATGTGAAGAGATATTGCCGTTCCCCTAAAGAAGTGCTTTTCCTTGGCATGAACCCCGGCCCGTTCGGGATGGCACAGACTGGG GTGCCCTTTGGGGAGGTGCGTCACGTCCGGGAGTGGCTGCAGATCCGTGGGCAGGTGTCTAAACCGGCCCAGGAGCACCCCAAGAGACCTGTCCTGGGGCTGGAGTGTCCCCAGACGGAGGTGAGCGGTGCCCGCTTCTGGGGCCTCTTCCGCTCACTGTGCACTGGCCCTGAGGCCTTCTTCCGCCGCTGCTTCGTCCACAACCACTGCCCGCTGCTCTTCATGAGCCAGAGCGGCAAGAACCTGACGCCGGCCGACCTGCCGGCTGCCCAGCGCGAGCGCCTGCTGCAGATCTGCGACGACGGGCTGGCCCAGGCCGTGCGCCTGCTCAGTGTTGCCATGGTGATCGGCGTGGGCCGCTTCGCCGAGCAGCGGGCCCGCAAGGCCCTGGCCTCGGCTGGCCTCCAGGTCCGGGTGGAAGGCTTGATGCACCCCTCGCCTCGCAACCcccaggccaacaggggctgGGAGGCCATTGCCAAGGCCAGGCTGGAGGAGCTGCGTGTCTTGCCCCTGTTgacaggctga